aggcaaaggttttttttttcattttgaatagagtaagggagagttctccatctgtgtcccattgtggagatttcccttcacttcctgtgccatagtcaaacaggaagtgatagggaatccctgcaaattaagggaaagtTAGATCGATCAGGAGGGGTGCCATTGAAAAGATTGGGCcgcaacttgtcatgtgactttggcggccaaagtcgcatgacaagtcggaaattctgaccgtggatttttttccaactgaattTTGGCTGAAACTTGTGTTGCacgcacacagtcacacaaatcttgtctaaAATTTccgaacgcgatgacgtacaacactacgacgagtcgagaaaattaagttcaatgattccgagcatgcgttgaattgtggactgctccatctgtcaaccacttgtcatatgaagcttcaataaaaggatttttgaaaGTGCAGCCGTCCGAAATTATTTCTTCAAGAAATgttcccgtcggaaaaattgagaaccagctctcaaatatttgctgttgaaaattccgacagaaaaagtcagatggagcctacacacggtcggaatttccgaccaaaatcgcacatcaaacttttcttgtcggaatttctgatcgtgtgtacgcggcattagacatagTTAGGGGGAGTGGAAAAAAATACCTGAAAATGTTACCTTTACACATTACTTAGCACGCATGTTAGTCCATTATATAGTTATTTTAGATGAGGCTAAAGATGGAATGGCATTGGAACAAACCAAGGTACATATGACAAGCTCACCTTGAGAAAGCTTTCTGACATAACCTTCATTATTGACAATATATTCAATCCCCTTATGGGAATTCATTAGTGTTCGGACACAGTTTATACAAGTAAGTTGTAGAAGAGCATCAGAGATTCTTGACACTCCCCTGCCTGACAGCCTGTCCAAGGCCTCAAGTAGAAGATCCAGACCACTGAGCTCCAGGAACTGAACCATCCATTGGTCATCACTACTCTCCAGTCTCTTCTTCAGGCCAGAATAGTTCACCACAGATGGGATTTGGAGAAGACGAATACAAAGTTCAGGATCCGCATTCTCTAAGTTGGCCTCACTTTGGTCCGACTCTTGAGGTGACAGCTTTTCTTTTAGGCTCACCCATTTCTTATGGGCGCCTTCTTTGCTAAGAGACATTTTTGGTAGTTTT
This window of the Rana temporaria chromosome 13, aRanTem1.1, whole genome shotgun sequence genome carries:
- the INF2 gene encoding inverted formin-2 isoform X6, with the protein product MEEEDGGNVGEKLPKMSLSKEGAHKKWVSLKEKLSPQESDQSEANLENADPELCIRLLQIPSVVNYSGLKKRLESSDDQWMVQFLELSGLDLLLEALDRLSGRGVSRISDALLQLTCINCVRTLMNSHKGIEYIVNNEGYVRKLSQALDTSNVMVKKQVFELIAALCIYSPEGHALALDSLEHYKAVKNQQYRFSVIMSELSATDNVPYMVTLLSVINAIIFGTEELRIRVQLRNEIIGLQLLDVLTKLR